One Anaeromicrobium sediminis genomic region harbors:
- a CDS encoding transporter substrate-binding domain-containing protein has translation MLILICATSVAYSEEIQSKTIVIGGDNNFPPFEYVDKNGVAKGFNVDLIRAIAIEMGLDVEIKLEPWFKTMVNLNSDQIHAIEGMKYSEDRDLLYDFSEPYLQSSQTMFVNVENTYIVHLQDLRGQRVAIQKNDIAIDLLNEIENIHIIEFENQEMALKSLITKEVDVYIGNRLTGLYNIQRSNYREYIKMVGEEINPKNYCIAVKKGNEEIISIFNEGLREIKSNGTYDKIYKKWFGERINLSYEIVEKIIYGLLAGIILSLILIFNFYRWNYVLKNEVNLRTQELQKELIFKEQILDSIFSGLITIDKDENITLINKRALCLLKISKNHLIGKNINDTIVKDHFPIDKMRQVLGGGKEIVNLEKNICMEEKEIMVQYNIYPINYIKEKTIGVTLTFKDITKESILRKEIMIKDKLEALGRMVASIAHEIRNPLTAIKAYVDMIPYKYENEEFRKRITKDVPLEIERLDKLITSLLDYSKPKVTQKKYFLLNEEMDNIIILFKAFIRKMKIDLKINVEEDIYIYFHKEEFRQIIINLLLNSLEALKDVEEPIIHIRAYKEEEKANITLYDNGCGIEKKDLERIFEPFFTTREKGSGLGLFTSYRLIKENEGTLYVESEKKVGTKVKIQIPIKEEL, from the coding sequence TTGTTAATATTAATTTGTGCAACCAGTGTGGCCTATTCAGAAGAAATCCAATCTAAAACCATAGTAATAGGGGGAGATAATAACTTTCCACCCTTTGAGTATGTAGATAAAAATGGTGTTGCTAAAGGGTTTAATGTGGATTTAATTAGGGCAATAGCCATAGAAATGGGATTAGATGTGGAAATTAAATTAGAGCCTTGGTTTAAGACTATGGTTAATTTAAACTCAGATCAAATACATGCCATAGAAGGGATGAAATATTCAGAAGATAGAGATTTGTTGTACGACTTCTCAGAACCCTATTTGCAGTCTTCTCAAACAATGTTTGTAAATGTGGAAAATACTTATATAGTTCATCTACAAGATTTAAGGGGACAGAGGGTGGCCATTCAGAAAAATGATATTGCAATAGATTTGCTAAATGAAATAGAAAATATACATATAATAGAATTTGAAAATCAAGAAATGGCTCTAAAAAGCCTTATCACAAAGGAAGTAGATGTATATATAGGAAATAGATTGACGGGTCTTTATAATATACAAAGGAGTAATTATAGGGAATATATAAAAATGGTGGGAGAAGAAATAAATCCTAAGAATTATTGTATAGCTGTTAAAAAAGGAAATGAGGAAATAATAAGCATATTTAATGAAGGTCTTAGGGAAATCAAGTCAAATGGAACTTATGATAAGATTTATAAAAAATGGTTTGGTGAGAGAATTAATTTATCCTATGAAATTGTAGAAAAAATAATTTATGGATTATTAGCAGGAATAATCTTATCCTTAATATTAATATTTAATTTTTATAGGTGGAATTACGTATTAAAAAATGAAGTAAACTTGAGAACTCAAGAATTACAAAAGGAGCTAATATTTAAAGAGCAGATCTTAGATAGTATATTTAGTGGACTTATAACTATAGATAAAGATGAAAATATAACCCTTATAAACAAAAGGGCCCTATGCTTACTCAAAATATCTAAAAATCATTTAATAGGTAAAAATATCAATGATACCATAGTAAAAGACCATTTTCCCATAGATAAAATGAGACAAGTCTTAGGTGGGGGGAAGGAAATTGTTAACTTAGAAAAAAATATATGCATGGAAGAAAAGGAGATAATGGTTCAATATAATATATATCCAATAAATTATATTAAAGAAAAGACCATAGGAGTTACCTTGACCTTTAAGGATATAACTAAGGAAAGTATATTGAGAAAGGAAATTATGATAAAGGACAAGTTAGAGGCATTAGGAAGGATGGTAGCATCTATAGCCCATGAGATAAGAAACCCTCTAACGGCAATAAAGGCATATGTGGATATGATTCCATACAAATACGAAAATGAAGAGTTTAGAAAAAGAATTACTAAGGATGTACCTTTAGAAATAGAAAGGCTAGATAAGCTTATAACCAGTTTATTAGATTATTCAAAGCCAAAAGTTACTCAAAAGAAATACTTTTTATTAAATGAAGAAATGGATAATATTATAATCCTCTTTAAAGCTTTCATAAGAAAGATGAAAATAGACTTAAAAATTAATGTGGAAGAAGATATATATATTTATTTTCATAAGGAAGAATTTAGGCAGATTATAATAAATCTATTACTAAATAGTTTAGAAGCTTTAAAAGATGTGGAGGAACCAATCATTCACATTAGGGCATATAAGGAAGAGGAAAAGGCAAATATAACCCTTTATGATAATGGGTGTGGCATAGAGAAAAAGGATCTAGAACGTATATTTGAACCCTTTTTTACTACAAGGGAAAAGGGAAGTGGTCTAGGGTTATTTACAAGTTATAGGCTTATAAAGGAAAATGAAGGTACATTATATGTGGAAAGTGAAAAGAAGGTTGGAACTAAAGTTAAAATACAAATACCTATAAAAGAGGAGTTGTAA
- a CDS encoding ferritin family protein, producing MAYTVIDLLDKIILIEEMAKDMYEEMGKKYGEDINIRTIVNVLVREEERHIKYYKDLKKECKDEESIDFHLYDKASFLFNQFKGNIIAPKISTKEELLNFAIDFERKNVAFLIDIRGRLVTSVNDSEKCMYRVLGKIIEEEQRHVDNIEKFVKSD from the coding sequence ATGGCATATACAGTAATAGATTTATTAGACAAAATTATTTTAATAGAAGAAATGGCCAAAGATATGTATGAAGAAATGGGAAAAAAATATGGTGAAGATATAAACATTCGTACTATAGTTAATGTGTTGGTAAGAGAAGAAGAGAGACATATAAAATACTACAAGGATTTAAAAAAAGAATGTAAAGATGAAGAATCTATTGATTTTCATTTATATGATAAAGCATCTTTTTTATTTAATCAATTTAAAGGGAACATAATTGCTCCAAAGATAAGTACAAAGGAAGAACTATTAAACTTTGCCATAGATTTTGAAAGGAAAAATGTGGCCTTTTTAATAGACATAAGGGGAAGACTTGTAACTAGTGTAAATGATTCAGAAAAATGCATGTATAGGGTTCTAGGAAAAATAATAGAAGAAGAACAAAGACATGTGGACAATATTGAAAAGTTTGTAAAATCCGACTAA